From a single Kitasatospora sp. NBC_00458 genomic region:
- a CDS encoding bifunctional nuclease family protein: MNELDVVGVRVEMPSNQPIVLLREVGGDRYLPIWIGPGEATAIAFAQQGMTPVRPLTHDLFKDVLEALGQQLTEVRITDLREGVFYAELVFAGGVEVSARPSDAIALALRTGTPIYGSEEVLAEAGIAIPDEQEDEVEKFREFLDQVSPEDFGGSGPQ, encoded by the coding sequence GTGAATGAGCTCGACGTCGTGGGTGTCCGGGTGGAGATGCCTTCCAACCAGCCGATCGTGCTGCTCCGGGAGGTCGGCGGCGATCGGTACCTGCCGATCTGGATCGGCCCCGGCGAGGCGACTGCGATCGCCTTCGCCCAGCAGGGCATGACGCCGGTGCGCCCGCTGACGCACGACCTGTTCAAGGACGTCCTGGAGGCGCTCGGCCAGCAGCTCACCGAGGTGCGGATCACCGACCTGCGGGAGGGCGTCTTCTACGCCGAGCTCGTCTTCGCCGGCGGGGTCGAGGTGAGCGCCCGCCCGTCCGACGCGATAGCGCTGGCGCTGCGGACCGGGACGCCGATCTACGGGAGCGAGGAGGTGCTCGCCGAGGCGGGCATCGCGATCCCGGACGAGCAGGAGGACGAGGTCGAGAAGTTCCGCGAGTTCCTCGACCAGGTGTCGCCCGAGGACTTCGGCGGGAGCGGCCCGCAGTAG
- a CDS encoding MerR family transcriptional regulator, with protein MTGTGDEAAVGGLCTVHMPRTARNVTELPRTELPRVGRFPAVQPGQPAIERLAPTSELIGYRGPTACTAAGITYRQLDYWARTGLLEPSVRAVYPASSHRLYSFRDILLLKIVKRLLDAGVSLQNIRVAVAHLQSAEVCDLPGLTLMCDGATVYECVTPQQVVDLLKGGQGVFGIAVGAVWQELELTLGRLHAERTDTGETVVGHDPADELAQRRNRAV; from the coding sequence ATGACCGGCACCGGCGATGAAGCGGCCGTGGGAGGCCTGTGCACCGTGCACATGCCGCGCACCGCCCGCAACGTGACCGAGCTGCCCCGCACGGAACTGCCCCGGGTGGGCCGGTTCCCGGCGGTCCAGCCCGGCCAACCGGCCATCGAGCGGCTCGCGCCCACGTCCGAGCTGATCGGCTACCGCGGTCCCACGGCCTGCACCGCGGCGGGGATCACCTACCGCCAGTTGGACTACTGGGCCCGGACGGGCCTGTTGGAGCCCAGCGTCCGTGCGGTCTACCCGGCGAGCAGCCATCGGCTCTACAGCTTCCGCGACATCCTGCTGCTGAAGATCGTCAAGCGGCTGCTGGACGCCGGCGTCTCGCTGCAGAACATCCGTGTCGCGGTCGCCCACCTGCAGTCCGCCGAGGTCTGCGACCTGCCCGGGCTGACGCTGATGTGCGACGGCGCGACGGTCTACGAGTGCGTCACGCCGCAGCAGGTGGTCGACCTGCTGAAGGGCGGCCAGGGGGTCTTCGGGATCGCCGTCGGCGCGGTCTGGCAGGAGCTGGAGCTGACCCTCGGGCGGCTGCACGCGGAGCGGACCGACACCGGGGAGACGGTGGTCGGGCACGACCCGGCGGACGAACTGGCGCAGCGCCGCAACAGGGCGGTCTGA
- a CDS encoding SanA/YdcF family protein produces MRFGSGIPGLLARRAVRLGVRLRRRRAQRRLFQLATVCCSLALAPSAWLWTSAGERVGTVATAPEAPVAVVFGAGLFDGRPSPYLAHRLDAAVELFERRKVQAILVTGDNGRDSYDETDAMRRYLIEHGVPDVRVVGDHAGFDTWDSCTRAHRIFGVDRAVLVSQDFHVRRALALCRAAGIESYAVGVPEVRDATWLYGGLREIPGAGKAALNAWLRPDPLFLGPREPGIPRALADAGAGPGAAGG; encoded by the coding sequence GTGCGGTTCGGCTCCGGCATCCCCGGTCTGTTGGCGCGCAGGGCGGTGCGGCTCGGCGTCCGGTTGCGGCGGCGGCGGGCACAGCGACGGCTGTTCCAGCTCGCGACGGTGTGCTGCTCGCTGGCACTCGCGCCGAGCGCCTGGCTCTGGACCTCGGCGGGCGAACGGGTGGGCACCGTGGCGACCGCGCCCGAGGCACCGGTGGCGGTGGTGTTCGGCGCCGGGCTCTTCGACGGCAGGCCCTCGCCCTACCTGGCGCACCGGCTGGACGCGGCGGTCGAGCTGTTCGAACGGCGGAAGGTCCAGGCGATCCTGGTGACCGGGGACAACGGCCGGGACAGCTACGACGAGACCGACGCGATGCGGCGGTACCTGATCGAGCACGGGGTGCCGGACGTCCGGGTGGTCGGCGACCACGCGGGCTTCGACACCTGGGACTCCTGCACCCGGGCGCACCGGATCTTCGGGGTGGACCGGGCGGTGCTGGTGAGCCAGGACTTCCACGTGCGGCGGGCGCTGGCGCTCTGCCGGGCGGCCGGCATCGAGTCGTACGCGGTGGGTGTGCCGGAGGTGCGGGACGCCACCTGGCTGTACGGCGGGCTGCGGGAGATCCCGGGGGCGGGGAAGGCGGCGCTGAACGCCTGGCTGCGGCCGGACCCGCTCTTCCTGGGGCCGCGCGAGCCGGGGATACCGCGGGCGCTGGCGGACGCGGGGGCGGGACCGGGGGCGGCGGGCGGGTAG
- a CDS encoding DNA polymerase IV, translating into MRSLPSIIHLDMDAFFAAVEQASKPSLRGKPVVVGGLGGRGVVSTASYEARKFGVHSAMPMAQARRLCPNAAFLAGRFEAYRSVSELVMGLLRELSPLVQPLSLDEAFVDLEAGPYGALLAEAEHRTGERLVLALAEDLRADIHRRTGLTASVGAAGSKLMAKIASERAKPDGLVMIEPGQERAVLGPMPVRALPGIGPATEQVLRRAGLDSVADLAAAGEGELVQLLGKAHGTGVFQMSIGLDDRPVVADQDAKSVSVEDTFEVDLADRDRILREVEALAARCVRRLRGAGRSGRTVVLKVRRFDFSTLTRSETLRGPTDDEAVITETARRLASQVDVTGGVRLLGVGVAQLADYTQEDLFAQAVREEAAAAGHGHGDGPDEEAEADREEAASAARRWLPGQDVHHAEFGPGWVQGSGVGRVTVRFETPWSGPGRVRTFAVEDPALEPARPLPLRGSGGADGGGAEGGADGGGGADGARTEDGAGGG; encoded by the coding sequence GTGCGGTCACTGCCGAGCATCATCCACCTCGACATGGACGCCTTCTTCGCGGCGGTGGAGCAGGCGTCCAAGCCGAGCCTGCGTGGGAAGCCGGTGGTGGTCGGCGGGCTCGGCGGGCGTGGGGTGGTGTCCACGGCGTCCTACGAGGCGCGGAAGTTCGGGGTGCACTCGGCGATGCCGATGGCGCAGGCCCGCCGGCTGTGCCCGAACGCGGCCTTCCTGGCGGGGCGCTTCGAGGCGTACCGGTCGGTGAGCGAGCTCGTGATGGGGCTGCTGCGGGAGCTGTCGCCGCTGGTGCAGCCGCTGAGCCTGGACGAGGCCTTCGTCGACCTGGAGGCCGGTCCGTACGGCGCGCTGCTGGCGGAGGCCGAGCACCGGACGGGCGAGCGGCTGGTGCTGGCGCTGGCCGAGGACCTGCGCGCGGACATCCACCGGCGGACCGGGCTGACCGCCTCGGTTGGGGCGGCCGGGTCCAAGCTGATGGCCAAGATCGCCTCGGAGCGGGCCAAGCCCGACGGGCTGGTGATGATCGAGCCGGGGCAGGAGCGCGCGGTGCTCGGGCCGATGCCCGTCCGGGCGCTGCCGGGGATCGGCCCGGCCACCGAGCAGGTGCTGCGCCGGGCCGGGCTGGACTCGGTGGCCGACCTCGCCGCGGCGGGGGAGGGTGAGCTGGTGCAGCTGCTGGGGAAGGCCCACGGCACCGGTGTGTTCCAGATGTCGATAGGGCTGGACGACCGGCCGGTGGTGGCCGACCAGGACGCCAAGTCGGTCTCGGTGGAGGACACCTTCGAGGTGGACCTGGCCGACCGGGACCGGATCCTGCGGGAGGTGGAGGCCCTGGCGGCGCGGTGCGTCCGGCGGCTGCGGGGCGCCGGGCGGTCGGGGCGGACGGTCGTGCTGAAGGTGCGGCGGTTCGACTTCTCGACGCTGACCCGTTCGGAGACGCTGCGCGGGCCGACGGACGACGAGGCGGTGATCACCGAGACGGCCCGCCGGCTGGCTTCGCAGGTGGACGTCACCGGTGGGGTGCGGCTGCTGGGCGTCGGGGTGGCGCAGCTGGCCGACTACACCCAGGAGGACCTGTTCGCGCAGGCCGTCCGGGAGGAGGCGGCCGCGGCCGGGCACGGGCACGGGGACGGCCCGGACGAGGAGGCGGAGGCGGACCGCGAGGAGGCGGCGTCTGCCGCGCGGCGCTGGCTGCCCGGGCAGGACGTGCACCACGCGGAGTTCGGGCCGGGGTGGGTGCAGGGCAGCGGGGTGGGGCGGGTGACGGTGCGGTTCGAGACGCCGTGGAGCGGGCCGGGGAGGGTGCGGACCTTCGCGGTGGAGGATCCGGCGCTGGAACCGGCCCGGCCGCTGCCGCTGCGGGGGAGCGGCGGTGCGGACGGTGGTGGCGCGGAGGGCGGTGCCGACGGGGGCGGCGGTGCGGACGGGGCGCGGACGGAGGACGGCGCGGGCGGCGGCTGA
- a CDS encoding MFS transporter, whose protein sequence is MSEAPQPTTAAEKQSTARVLPALILAMLSFSVVQTAVVPILPSLAKELNVSGSSITWLMTANLLSAAVLTPLLGRFGDLRGRKPMLLISLTGLVAGSALAVSTHSFTWLVVARVLQGAGGGVLPLAISIVRDELPKQKVTGGVAAISASMGVGSGLGLVATGLLLEHWSYKSIFWMGLFFGLLAVALVAVRVPTDPVTDKEGGADPLGAITLAGWLSALLVAVSQGNTWGWTSTRTLGLFAVAAVVALVWGVIEVKVKHPLVDMKMMSRPAVAFTNLAGLLIGFGMYGSFMVISNFAQTPEKYAHYGFTATVLHAGVMLLPSALGSMVAAPVGALLIARRGPRLPLVLGGVLGAVAMAYLAVRHSHEADIYLSSAIFGLGIGLAFSAMPAYINGAVPVEQSGIANGMNAVLRTVGGAIGTAVMAAILTGDTMKLPIPIALPTLDAYQHAFWTAAVVCVIAGAVPFLIRTVKPATIVAHGNEVADLTSGPRPVKTDA, encoded by the coding sequence GTGAGTGAGGCACCACAGCCCACCACCGCGGCCGAGAAGCAGAGCACCGCCCGGGTCCTGCCGGCCCTCATCCTGGCGATGCTGTCGTTCAGCGTGGTGCAGACCGCGGTCGTCCCGATCCTGCCCTCGCTCGCCAAGGAACTGAACGTCTCCGGTTCCAGCATCACCTGGCTGATGACGGCCAATCTGCTCTCCGCCGCCGTGCTCACGCCCCTGCTCGGCCGCTTCGGCGACCTGCGCGGCCGCAAGCCGATGCTGCTGATCTCGCTGACCGGTCTGGTCGCGGGCTCCGCGCTCGCCGTCTCCACCCACTCCTTCACGTGGCTGGTCGTCGCGCGCGTCCTGCAGGGCGCCGGCGGTGGCGTGCTCCCGCTCGCCATCAGCATCGTCCGCGACGAGCTGCCCAAGCAGAAGGTGACCGGCGGCGTCGCCGCCATCAGCGCCTCGATGGGTGTCGGCAGCGGCCTCGGCCTGGTCGCCACCGGCCTCCTGCTGGAGCACTGGAGCTACAAGTCGATCTTCTGGATGGGCCTGTTCTTCGGCCTGCTCGCGGTCGCCCTGGTCGCCGTCCGGGTCCCCACCGACCCGGTCACCGACAAGGAGGGCGGCGCCGACCCGCTCGGCGCGATCACCCTGGCCGGCTGGCTCTCCGCCCTGCTGGTCGCGGTCAGCCAGGGCAACACCTGGGGCTGGACGTCGACCCGCACCCTCGGGCTGTTCGCCGTCGCCGCCGTGGTCGCACTGGTCTGGGGCGTCATCGAGGTCAAGGTCAAGCACCCGCTGGTCGACATGAAGATGATGTCCCGCCCGGCCGTCGCCTTCACCAACCTGGCCGGCCTGCTGATCGGCTTCGGCATGTACGGCTCGTTCATGGTGATCAGCAACTTCGCCCAGACCCCGGAGAAGTACGCCCACTACGGCTTCACCGCCACCGTGCTGCACGCCGGCGTGATGCTGCTGCCGTCCGCCCTCGGCTCGATGGTCGCCGCCCCGGTCGGCGCCCTGCTGATCGCCCGCCGCGGCCCGCGTCTGCCGCTGGTCCTCGGCGGGGTCCTCGGCGCCGTCGCGATGGCCTACCTGGCCGTGCGGCACAGCCACGAGGCGGACATCTACCTCTCCTCGGCGATCTTCGGCCTCGGGATCGGCCTCGCCTTCTCGGCGATGCCCGCCTACATCAACGGCGCCGTCCCGGTCGAGCAGAGCGGCATCGCCAACGGCATGAACGCCGTGCTGCGCACCGTCGGCGGCGCGATCGGCACCGCCGTCATGGCCGCCATCCTCACCGGCGACACCATGAAGCTGCCGATCCCGATCGCGCTCCCCACCCTGGACGCCTACCAGCACGCGTTCTGGACCGCCGCCGTGGTCTGCGTGATCGCCGGCGCCGTCCCGTTCCTGATCCGCACCGTCAAGCCCGCCACGATCGTGGCCCACGGCAACGAGGTCGCGGACCTGACCTCCGGCCCCCGGCCGGTGAAGACCGACGCCTGA
- a CDS encoding PRC and DUF2382 domain-containing protein: protein MQTDIDPRDLIGHKAVDRNGDKIGTIDEVYLDDATGRPEWAAVRTGIFGRDAFVPLTTSEFSGDELRVPYDKSLVKESPDFGVGQHLSPAQELQLYRYYGLDTVLDGQPPAGDGSGSEPADLDFGTTASNGTPSNGTPAAAPSNGTPSNGTPNGTPSNGSPGTDTAPSNGAPLAGTAALAGTAAGIRDSSPAPSAAAPAKSLTFHTAASTAATPTTSPAAGPGKPADPGTEANVRTLATPTPVAAPPAAEPRPQSTAAPSPAAGSQQPAAQTAQPSPAAAPRPAGGPAPSAPGGPVEITCREERLDITTEWHVVGTAKLRKYVTSEPVERRVPVVRERVRVERMPVGEAERAALSDKDIAEAVEEVTLREERPVVRKYLAPIERVRLVVERYTTEEVIRDELRREHVEVHDDTATAPASPPPAAHTPPDSSVPPVGPVSPTPEDSVRPLPLRPLV from the coding sequence GTGCAGACCGATATCGACCCCCGGGACCTCATCGGCCACAAGGCGGTCGACCGCAACGGAGACAAGATCGGCACCATCGACGAGGTGTACCTCGACGACGCCACCGGCCGGCCCGAGTGGGCCGCCGTGCGGACCGGCATCTTCGGCCGCGACGCCTTCGTCCCCCTCACCACGAGCGAGTTCTCCGGTGACGAGCTGCGGGTGCCGTACGACAAGTCGCTGGTGAAGGAGTCACCGGACTTCGGCGTGGGCCAGCACCTGTCGCCGGCCCAGGAGCTCCAGCTCTACCGCTACTACGGGCTGGACACCGTGCTGGACGGGCAGCCCCCGGCGGGCGACGGCTCCGGTTCCGAGCCGGCCGACCTCGACTTCGGGACGACCGCGTCGAACGGCACCCCTTCGAACGGCACCCCGGCCGCCGCCCCCTCGAACGGGACCCCTTCGAACGGCACCCCGAACGGCACGCCCTCGAACGGCTCACCCGGCACGGACACCGCCCCGTCGAACGGCGCACCCCTCGCGGGCACCGCGGCACTGGCGGGGACGGCGGCCGGCATCCGGGACTCCTCTCCCGCTCCGTCCGCCGCGGCACCCGCCAAGTCGCTCACCTTCCACACCGCCGCGTCCACCGCGGCCACCCCCACCACCAGCCCGGCAGCCGGCCCCGGCAAGCCGGCCGACCCCGGCACGGAGGCCAACGTGCGAACCCTCGCCACCCCCACGCCCGTCGCGGCGCCCCCGGCGGCGGAGCCGCGCCCGCAGAGCACCGCGGCGCCCTCCCCGGCCGCGGGCTCCCAGCAGCCGGCCGCGCAGACCGCCCAGCCCTCCCCGGCCGCCGCCCCGCGCCCGGCCGGCGGTCCGGCCCCGTCCGCCCCCGGCGGCCCGGTGGAGATCACCTGCCGCGAGGAGCGGCTGGACATCACGACCGAGTGGCACGTCGTCGGCACCGCGAAGCTGCGCAAGTACGTGACCAGCGAGCCGGTCGAGCGCCGGGTCCCGGTGGTCCGCGAGCGGGTCCGGGTCGAGCGGATGCCGGTCGGCGAGGCCGAGCGGGCCGCGCTGAGCGATAAGGACATCGCCGAGGCGGTGGAGGAGGTCACCCTGCGCGAGGAGCGCCCGGTGGTCCGCAAGTACCTGGCGCCGATCGAGCGGGTCCGCCTGGTGGTGGAGCGGTACACCACCGAGGAGGTGATCCGCGACGAACTGCGGCGCGAGCACGTCGAGGTCCACGACGACACCGCGACCGCCCCGGCCTCTCCCCCGCCCGCCGCGCACACCCCGCCGGACTCGTCCGTCCCCCCGGTCGGTCCCGTCTCCCCCACCCCCGAGGACTCGGTGCGCCCGCTCCCGCTCAGGCCCCTGGTCTGA
- the gcvP gene encoding aminomethyl-transferring glycine dehydrogenase has product MNAQPNSGRPTTPATLTELEQASPFENRHIGPDAAAQEKMLAQVGYGSLDELATAAVPEAIRSITALDLPAGRSEAQVLAELRELAGRNQVLQPMIGLGYYGTFTPPVILRNVLENPAWYTAYTPYQPEISQGRLEALLNFQTLVSDLTGLATSGSSLLDESTAAAEAMALARRVTKVKGGVFLVDAETLPQTVAVINTRAVPTGVEVVVADLSAGIPAEIAERGVFGVLLQYPGASGVVRDLTPVIEQAHGLGAIVAVAADLLALTLLKSPGSLGADIACGTSQRFGVPMGFGGPHAGYLAVRAEYARSLPGRLVGVSVDVDGNRAYRLALQTREQHIRREKATSNICTAQVLLAVMASMYAVYHGPDGLADIARRTHRYAAALAEGLTAGGVELLHGEFFDTVTAVVPGRAAEIAAAARANGVNVYQDGEDRISVSTDETTTREHLAAVWAAFGVEGVEVAEGAEALPAALLREDEYLTHPVFHSHRSETAMLRYLRRLSDRDYALDRGMIPLGSCTMKLNATTEMEPVTWPEFGQLHPFAPVDQAAGFLTLIRQLEQQLVEVTGYDAVSIQPNAGSQGELAGLLAVRAYHHANGDTQRDVCLIPSSAHGTNAASAVMAGMRVVVVKTLVDGDVDVADLKAKIEQHRDQLSVLMVTYPSTHGVYETEITDICAAVHEAGGQVYVDGANLNALVGLAKPGKFGADVSHLNLHKTFCIPHGGGGPGVGPVAVRAHLAPYLPNHPLQPEAGPATGVGPISAAPWGSAAILPISWAYVRLMGGEGLKRATQVAVLNANYIAKRLAPHFPVLYTGPGGLVAHECIIDLRPLTKETGVSVDDIAKRLIDYGFHAPTMSFPVAGTLMIEPTESEDLHEIDRFCDAMIEIRAEIEKVGSGEWAAEDNPLRNAPHTAATLVGDWAHGYSRQEAVFPAGVNPSDKYWPPVSRIDGAYGDRNLVCSCPPLDEYGV; this is encoded by the coding sequence ATGAACGCCCAGCCGAACTCGGGACGCCCCACCACCCCCGCGACCCTCACCGAGCTCGAACAGGCCAGCCCCTTCGAGAACCGCCACATCGGCCCCGACGCCGCGGCGCAGGAGAAGATGCTGGCCCAGGTCGGTTACGGCTCGCTGGACGAGCTGGCCACGGCCGCCGTCCCCGAGGCGATCCGCTCCATCACCGCCCTCGACCTGCCCGCGGGCCGCAGCGAGGCCCAGGTCCTCGCCGAGCTGCGCGAGCTGGCCGGCCGCAACCAGGTGCTCCAGCCGATGATCGGCCTGGGCTACTACGGCACCTTCACCCCGCCGGTGATCCTGCGCAACGTGCTGGAGAACCCGGCCTGGTACACCGCCTACACCCCGTACCAGCCGGAGATCTCGCAGGGCCGCCTGGAGGCGCTGCTCAACTTCCAGACCCTGGTCTCCGACCTGACCGGGCTGGCCACCTCCGGCTCCTCCCTGCTGGACGAGAGCACCGCGGCCGCCGAGGCGATGGCGCTCGCCCGCCGCGTCACCAAGGTCAAGGGCGGTGTCTTCCTGGTCGACGCCGAGACCCTGCCGCAGACCGTCGCGGTCATCAACACCCGCGCCGTGCCGACCGGTGTCGAGGTCGTCGTCGCCGACCTGTCCGCGGGCATCCCGGCCGAGATCGCCGAGCGCGGCGTCTTCGGCGTGCTGCTCCAGTACCCGGGCGCCTCCGGTGTGGTCCGCGACCTCACCCCGGTGATCGAGCAGGCCCACGGCCTCGGCGCGATCGTCGCCGTCGCCGCCGACCTGCTGGCGCTCACCCTGCTCAAGTCCCCGGGCTCGCTCGGCGCCGACATCGCCTGCGGCACCTCGCAGCGGTTCGGCGTGCCGATGGGCTTCGGCGGCCCGCACGCCGGCTACCTCGCGGTGCGCGCAGAGTACGCCCGCTCGCTGCCCGGCCGCCTGGTCGGCGTCTCCGTCGACGTCGACGGCAACCGCGCCTACCGCCTCGCGCTGCAGACCCGCGAGCAGCACATCCGCCGCGAGAAGGCCACCAGCAACATCTGCACCGCCCAGGTGCTGCTCGCCGTGATGGCCTCGATGTACGCGGTCTACCACGGCCCGGACGGCCTGGCCGACATCGCCCGCCGCACCCACCGCTACGCCGCCGCGCTGGCCGAGGGCCTGACGGCCGGCGGCGTCGAGCTGCTGCACGGCGAGTTCTTCGACACCGTCACCGCCGTCGTCCCGGGCCGCGCCGCGGAGATCGCCGCCGCCGCCCGCGCCAACGGCGTCAACGTGTACCAGGACGGCGAGGACCGGATCTCGGTCTCCACCGACGAGACCACCACCCGCGAGCACCTGGCGGCGGTCTGGGCGGCCTTCGGCGTCGAGGGCGTCGAGGTGGCGGAGGGCGCCGAGGCGCTGCCCGCCGCGCTGCTGCGCGAGGACGAGTACCTGACCCACCCGGTCTTCCACAGCCACCGCTCGGAGACCGCCATGCTGCGCTACCTGCGCCGCCTGTCGGACCGCGACTACGCGCTGGACCGCGGCATGATCCCGCTGGGCTCCTGCACCATGAAGCTCAACGCGACGACCGAGATGGAGCCGGTGACCTGGCCCGAGTTCGGCCAGCTGCACCCGTTCGCGCCGGTCGACCAGGCCGCGGGCTTCCTCACCCTGATCCGCCAGCTGGAGCAGCAGCTCGTCGAGGTGACCGGCTACGACGCCGTCTCCATCCAGCCGAACGCCGGCTCCCAGGGCGAGCTGGCCGGCCTGCTGGCCGTCCGCGCCTACCACCACGCCAACGGCGACACCCAGCGCGACGTCTGCCTGATCCCCTCCTCCGCGCACGGCACCAACGCCGCCTCCGCGGTGATGGCGGGCATGCGCGTGGTCGTCGTCAAGACCCTCGTCGACGGCGACGTGGACGTGGCCGACCTCAAGGCCAAGATCGAGCAGCACCGCGACCAGCTCTCCGTGCTGATGGTCACCTACCCGTCGACCCACGGCGTGTACGAGACCGAGATCACCGACATCTGCGCGGCCGTGCACGAGGCGGGCGGCCAGGTCTACGTCGACGGCGCCAACCTGAACGCCCTGGTCGGCCTGGCCAAGCCGGGCAAGTTCGGCGCGGACGTCTCGCACCTGAACCTGCACAAGACCTTCTGCATCCCGCACGGCGGCGGCGGCCCGGGCGTCGGCCCGGTCGCGGTCCGCGCGCACCTCGCGCCGTACCTGCCGAACCACCCGCTGCAGCCGGAGGCCGGCCCGGCCACCGGCGTCGGCCCGATCTCGGCCGCGCCGTGGGGCTCGGCGGCCATCCTGCCGATCTCCTGGGCGTACGTCCGGCTGATGGGCGGCGAGGGCCTCAAGCGCGCCACCCAGGTCGCGGTGCTCAACGCCAACTACATCGCCAAGCGGCTGGCGCCGCACTTCCCGGTGCTCTACACCGGCCCCGGCGGCCTGGTGGCGCACGAGTGCATCATCGACCTGCGCCCGCTCACCAAGGAGACCGGCGTCTCGGTGGACGACATCGCCAAGCGCCTGATCGACTACGGCTTCCACGCGCCGACCATGTCGTTCCCGGTGGCCGGCACGCTGATGATCGAGCCGACCGAGTCCGAGGACCTGCACGAGATCGACCGGTTCTGCGACGCGATGATCGAGATCCGCGCCGAGATCGAGAAGGTCGGCTCGGGCGAGTGGGCCGCCGAGGACAACCCGCTGCGCAACGCCCCGCACACCGCCGCCACGCTGGTCGGCGACTGGGCGCACGGCTACTCGCGGCAGGAGGCCGTCTTCCCGGCCGGGGTGAACCCGTCGGACAAGTACTGGCCGCCGGTCAGCCGGATCGACGGCGCGTACGGCGACCGCAACCTGGTCTGCTCCTGCCCGCCGCTGGACGAGTACGGCGTCTGA
- a CDS encoding DUF5999 family protein translates to MCQHRPECPPAESEDREAAVPVACHPEQGWSLLCNGVLLFEDTGELLPDGRVIAPRRQTVQAG, encoded by the coding sequence ATGTGCCAGCACCGTCCTGAGTGCCCGCCGGCCGAGTCCGAGGACCGCGAGGCCGCCGTCCCCGTGGCCTGCCACCCGGAGCAGGGCTGGAGCCTGCTCTGCAACGGCGTCCTGCTGTTCGAGGACACCGGCGAGCTGCTGCCCGACGGCCGGGTGATCGCTCCCCGCCGCCAGACCGTCCAGGCGGGCTGA
- a CDS encoding glutamate--cysteine ligase, which yields MGEKVVATRADLSDRQLYRRKLQSCLDVFGRMLQEDRFDRPRAVMGLEIELNLADEQGLPVMNNGQVLTAIGSSDFQTELGRFNIEVNIAPHRLCGHVFDELREEIDTGLRYADRRAGEAGARIVMVGILPTLEHGHTGLDAMSHNQRYSLLSDQILAARGEEITLDIEGVEHLQLESITMVAEAAATSLQLHLQVTPERFSSVWNAAQAICGPQLALGANSPFLFGRELWRETRPVLFQQACDTRSAELKAQGVRPITWFGERWVDSAYDLFEENLRYFPALLPICDDEDPVKVLGSGGVPRLAEMRLHNGTIYRWNRPVYDVSGGVPHLRVENRALPAGPTVADTLANAAFYYGVVRVLAEQSRPIWTRLPFERADENFRQAARYGVDAVFQWPRHGRAGRGSALTAVPAVDLVLGELLPMAHQGLDAWGVEPADRDRYLGIIEQRCLRRTNGAAWQSATFHRLREQYGMDRPAALAAMTRRYMEYSRGGEPVHTWPVG from the coding sequence ATGGGCGAGAAGGTCGTGGCGACGCGGGCGGACCTGTCGGACCGGCAGCTCTACCGGCGCAAGCTGCAGTCCTGCCTCGACGTGTTCGGCCGAATGCTCCAGGAGGACAGGTTCGACCGGCCACGGGCCGTGATGGGGCTGGAGATCGAGCTCAACCTGGCCGACGAGCAGGGCCTGCCGGTGATGAACAACGGGCAGGTCCTCACCGCGATCGGCTCCAGCGACTTCCAGACCGAGCTCGGCCGGTTCAACATCGAGGTCAACATCGCGCCGCACCGGCTCTGCGGGCACGTCTTCGACGAGCTGCGCGAGGAGATCGACACCGGACTGCGCTACGCCGACCGGCGGGCCGGGGAGGCCGGGGCGCGGATCGTCATGGTCGGGATCCTGCCGACCCTGGAGCACGGCCACACCGGGCTGGACGCGATGTCCCACAACCAGCGGTACAGCCTGCTCAGCGACCAGATCCTGGCCGCCCGGGGCGAGGAGATCACGCTGGACATCGAGGGGGTCGAGCACCTCCAGCTGGAGTCCATCACGATGGTGGCCGAGGCGGCCGCCACCTCGCTCCAGCTGCACCTGCAGGTGACGCCCGAGCGGTTCTCCTCGGTCTGGAACGCCGCCCAGGCGATCTGCGGTCCCCAGCTCGCGCTCGGTGCCAACTCGCCGTTCCTGTTCGGCCGGGAGCTGTGGCGGGAGACCAGGCCGGTGCTCTTCCAGCAGGCCTGCGACACCCGTTCGGCGGAGCTCAAGGCACAGGGGGTGCGCCCCATCACCTGGTTCGGCGAGCGCTGGGTCGACTCGGCGTACGACCTGTTCGAGGAGAACCTGCGGTACTTCCCGGCGCTGCTGCCGATCTGCGACGACGAGGACCCGGTGAAGGTGCTCGGTTCCGGCGGCGTGCCCCGGCTCGCCGAGATGCGGCTGCACAACGGCACCATCTACCGCTGGAACCGCCCGGTGTACGACGTCAGCGGCGGGGTGCCGCACCTGCGGGTGGAGAACCGGGCGCTGCCGGCCGGGCCCACGGTCGCCGACACGCTCGCCAACGCGGCGTTCTACTACGGCGTGGTCCGGGTGCTGGCCGAGCAGTCGCGGCCGATCTGGACCAGGCTGCCGTTCGAACGGGCCGACGAGAACTTCCGGCAGGCGGCCCGCTACGGCGTCGACGCGGTCTTCCAGTGGCCGCGGCACGGCCGGGCCGGACGCGGCAGCGCGCTGACCGCGGTGCCCGCGGTCGACCTGGTGCTGGGCGAACTGCTGCCGATGGCCCACCAGGGACTGGACGCCTGGGGCGTGGAGCCGGCCGACCGGGACCGCTACCTCGGCATCATCGAGCAGCGCTGCCTGCGCCGGACCAACGGCGCCGCCTGGCAGAGCGCGACCTTCCACCGGCTGCGCGAGCAGTACGGGATGGACCGGCCGGCGGCGCTGGCGGCGATGACCCGGCGGTACATGGAGTACTCGCGCGGAGGGGAGCCGGTGCACACCTGGCCGGTGGGGTAG